Proteins from a single region of Crassaminicella profunda:
- the htrA gene encoding serine protease HtrA, translating to MESEQREQEIIDVPAFYYVENKEEKKPKKRRKLTLMVIILVSALIGGVISSYVMPVYVFGNLIPYPQNYFGSDVKQVINVNPKSTEFLVSAVAKKAMPSVVGITTKSIERDFFFGPRTSKGLGTGVVVDKRGYILTNAHVVNNGNVEELNVLFDDGTKKNAKILWNDPALDLAVIKVDGVNVTPADLGNSDHLQVGEVAIAIGNPLGMEFEKTVTSGIISGLNRSVEINNNERIENLIQTDASINPGNSGGPLLNSKGEVIGINTAKMKSGEGLGFAIPINIAKPIVDQFIEKGEFRKVYIGIQGMNVNVFERSTGIDLAPEEGIYIARIYKDSPAAKGGLNTGDIIVGVGNSKITSMTQLVKELYKHRPGDTINIKIMRNDQEKTLKIKLEKIPTN from the coding sequence ATGGAAAGTGAACAAAGAGAGCAAGAAATTATTGATGTGCCTGCATTCTATTATGTAGAAAATAAAGAGGAAAAAAAGCCTAAAAAAAGAAGAAAGTTAACCCTTATGGTGATTATTTTGGTGTCAGCCTTGATCGGGGGAGTTATTTCTAGCTATGTGATGCCTGTATATGTATTTGGCAATTTGATTCCTTACCCGCAAAATTATTTTGGTTCTGATGTAAAACAAGTGATTAATGTAAATCCTAAGAGTACAGAATTTTTAGTATCTGCCGTTGCAAAAAAGGCCATGCCATCTGTTGTAGGGATTACAACAAAAAGTATTGAAAGAGATTTTTTCTTTGGACCAAGAACATCAAAGGGATTAGGAACAGGAGTAGTTGTAGACAAAAGAGGATATATACTGACTAATGCCCATGTAGTAAACAATGGAAATGTTGAGGAATTAAATGTATTATTTGATGATGGCACCAAAAAAAATGCCAAAATACTTTGGAACGATCCAGCACTAGATTTAGCGGTGATTAAAGTGGATGGTGTAAATGTAACTCCTGCAGATCTAGGAAATTCAGACCATTTACAGGTAGGAGAAGTGGCTATTGCTATAGGAAATCCTTTAGGAATGGAGTTTGAAAAGACGGTCACATCAGGGATTATTAGTGGGCTAAACAGAAGCGTAGAAATTAATAATAATGAAAGAATTGAAAATTTAATCCAAACAGATGCATCTATCAATCCAGGAAATAGTGGAGGACCACTTCTTAATAGTAAAGGAGAAGTAATTGGTATCAATACAGCTAAAATGAAGTCTGGAGAAGGATTAGGATTTGCTATTCCCATTAATATAGCAAAGCCAATTGTGGATCAGTTTATTGAAAAAGGAGAATTCAGAAAAGTATATATAGGAATTCAAGGGATGAATGTAAATGTATTTGAAAGAAGTACAGGAATAGATTTGGCTCCTGAGGAAGGGATCTATATAGCAAGAATTTATAAAGATTCTCCTGCAGCTAAAGGCGGTTTAAATACTGGAGATATAATTGTTGGCGTAGGGAATAGTAAAATAACTAGTATGACCCAATTA
- a CDS encoding sensor histidine kinase, with the protein MFNTVFKKLLSTYFVIIVITFLILGLLFSQLFGSYFFNRNERLLLEEGEKINELVIDYLNGYITRERLNLELQSVERFLNTRIWIIDKRGIIYGVSSDEEKWIGKQITKKDMLEVLKGRTIVKKGIYEEKGKTPMVTVGVPIFINGRVDNAIIMHSPLYEITKAIREVHKIIWTAMLVSFFISFIILYVVSRKLSAPIREMGQVAQKLAEGDFHQRVTSYEQEDEIGKVTKTFNVMAEQLEKIEENRRSFISAVAHELRSPLTLIKGFIQGMVDGTVEDHEQEKYLNIILRETKRLTQLIGNLLDIQKMESVEYPIYPQGFDINELIVRTLIKYEEEINQKEIAVNIDLQKEQGIVFADKDAYEQVIINLLDNAMKFIKHSGKLNIKSYYLNKKVWVEIQDNGIGISKEEQQKIWDQFYKVDESRNRNKKGTGLGLYIVKRIIDRHEESIKVESELGVGTTFTFSLSPKEK; encoded by the coding sequence ATGTTTAATACAGTTTTTAAGAAACTTTTAAGTACTTATTTTGTTATTATTGTGATAACTTTCTTGATTCTAGGATTACTTTTTTCTCAACTTTTTGGGAGCTATTTTTTCAATAGGAATGAAAGATTGTTACTTGAAGAAGGAGAAAAAATTAATGAGTTGGTTATTGATTATCTAAATGGATATATTACTCGTGAAAGATTAAATTTAGAATTACAATCAGTAGAGCGTTTTTTAAATACCCGTATATGGATTATCGATAAAAGGGGAATTATTTATGGGGTTTCCAGTGATGAAGAAAAATGGATTGGAAAACAAATTACAAAGAAGGATATGTTAGAAGTACTAAAAGGGCGTACCATTGTAAAAAAAGGAATTTATGAAGAAAAAGGGAAAACTCCTATGGTAACGGTAGGTGTACCTATATTTATCAATGGAAGAGTAGATAATGCCATTATTATGCATTCTCCTTTATACGAAATTACAAAGGCTATAAGAGAAGTTCATAAAATCATATGGACAGCCATGTTGGTTTCTTTTTTTATTTCCTTTATTATATTATATGTTGTTTCAAGAAAACTATCTGCCCCTATAAGGGAAATGGGACAAGTAGCTCAGAAATTAGCAGAAGGAGATTTTCATCAAAGAGTAACAAGCTATGAGCAAGAAGATGAAATTGGTAAAGTTACAAAAACTTTTAATGTTATGGCAGAGCAATTAGAAAAAATAGAAGAAAATAGAAGAAGTTTTATATCTGCTGTTGCTCATGAGTTAAGATCTCCATTAACTTTAATAAAAGGATTTATACAAGGGATGGTAGATGGAACCGTAGAAGACCATGAGCAAGAGAAATATTTAAATATTATTTTAAGAGAAACCAAGAGGCTTACTCAGCTAATAGGGAATTTATTAGATATACAAAAAATGGAGTCTGTGGAATATCCAATTTATCCTCAAGGATTTGATATAAACGAATTGATTGTAAGAACCCTTATAAAATATGAAGAGGAAATCAATCAAAAGGAGATAGCCGTAAATATTGACCTTCAAAAAGAGCAAGGAATAGTCTTTGCAGATAAGGATGCTTATGAGCAGGTAATCATTAATTTATTAGATAATGCTATGAAATTTATAAAACATTCGGGGAAATTAAATATAAAGAGTTATTATCTAAATAAAAAAGTATGGGTAGAAATTCAAGACAACGGAATAGGCATATCCAAAGAGGAGCAGCAAAAGATATGGGATCAATTTTATAAAGTGGATGAGTCAAGGAATAGAAATAAAAAAGGTACGGGTTTAGGATTATACATTGTAAAAAGAATTATTGACCGGCATGAAGAAAGTATAAAAGTGGAAAGTGAATTAGGAGTAGGAACAACTTTTACCTTTTCTTTATCACCAAAAGAAAAATAG